The Nostoc sp. 'Peltigera membranacea cyanobiont' N6 genome contains the following window.
ACAAGCGCAAGCAATTAGGTGATTGGGGATTGGGGATTGGGGATTGGGGATTGGGGAAACTACCCAGTACCCAGTATCTAGTAAGCAGTCCCTAATCCTTAACTAAAACACCATTGAGGAAGATATCAGCGAGTCCTTCGGCCATTTCTTGCATTTGTTGGGGGGAAGCGTCAGGTTCCATGATGGTGTTGTTAGAAAAACCTGCGATCGCAAACATTCCCAAAAAAACTTTAGCTACCAGCTTGGCATTCCCTTGGCGATAGATGCCTTTATCCATCGCTGTTTGAAAGAATGCTTCGCCGACATCCGTCATTTTGGTAATGACTTCTAATTGAATGCGATCGCGCAAGTCGGGGTGAAACTGCACCTCCATAAAACAAACGCGCATCAAATCGGCATTTTTTTGAAAGTTCCACATCCGGCGACGCATCACTTGAGCTACGGCTTTATAACTGCCCATTTCACTTAATTCTGTCAGCAAATCTGTCAGAATCTCTACCCAGCCACTTGTGGCTACTTCTACTAAAATTGCTTTTTTATTGGGAAAATGACGAAATAATGTGCCTTCAGCTACACCTGCCGCCTGCGCTAAATCACGGGTGGTAGTACCATCAAATCCTTGAGAGGCAAACAACCGTTGTGCAGCCTGTAAAATCCGGGTGCGCGTCTGAGCCTCTGAGGGTGGGGAAGAATTAAAAACTCGCATAAAAGTTATGGTGATATTTGCGGAACACGATTTGTAGCATTATTGTCTAACGTCAAGTAAAAAAGCTCAACAAGCTTAATACAACATTAAGGTCTTTTTGCTCAGTATCCTGTTTCTCAGGTAGTGTAACTTTATCCTAATTTTTGCTTATGAACCAGATCGGTCGGTCAATTTTGGATTTATTACGGCGGTTGTTTGTCACTTTGTTGGCTTTGCTCGTCTTCTGGTGGGGATTACTACCAGAAATTGCTCTAGCTCAAACTCAAACAGCACCTCCTCAAGAAACCAAAACTCAAACTCCACCAGTTCAAAGTTCGATCCAACCTTATCTGGATCGAGTCATTAAACAGTTAACGGAGTTTCGTCTTGACAATGGTCTAAAATTCATTGTCTTGGAACGACATCAAGCGCCTGTAGTTTCTTTTCTTACCTACGCAAATGTCGGTGGTGTGGATGAGTCAGATGGGAAAACAGGTATAGCTCACTTTCTGGAACATTTGGCGTTCAAAGGTACAACGCGCATTGGCACACAAGACTACAAAGCAGAAAAACCACTGCTAGAGAAATTGCAGCAGTTAGATACTCAAATTAAAACAGCAAAAGCCGATGGCAAAAAAGACGAAGTTACTCGGTTAGAAGCTGAGTTTAAGCAAGTAGAATCACAAGCCGGTAAGCTTGTCAAGCAAAACGAATTGGGGCAAATTGTCGAACAAGCGGGAGGTGTAGGTTTAAATGCCAATACTTCAACCGAAGCTACTCGTTATTTTTATAGCTTTCCTGCCAACAAGCTGGAACTGTGGATGTCGCTGGAGTCGGAACGGTTTCTCGATCCGGTAATTCGTCGTGAGTTTTATAAAGAGAAAGATGTCATTTTAGAAGAACGACGGCTGCGGGTAGAGAATTCACCGATTGGACAAATGGTGGAAAAGTTTATCGCTACTGCTTATAAAGTCCATCCTTACAAGCGTCCGGTAATTGGTTATGACCAAGATATCCGCAATCTGACACCAGATGATGTCCAAAATTTCTTTGATACTCACTATGTACCAAGTAATTTAGCGATCGCAATTGTCGGAGATGTTAACCCGACTCAGGTGAAAAAACTCGCGCAAACTTATTTTGGCCGCTATAAAGCAAAAACGAAAGCTGTTGAACAAATCCCAGTGGAACCGCCACAAAAACAAACACGGGAAGTTACTGTACAACTACCTTCTCAACCTTGGTATTTAGAAGGTTATCATCGTCCGGCAATTACTCATCCAGATAATGCAGTCTATGAAATCATTGGCAGTTTATTAAGTGATGGGCGCACGTCGCGGCTATATAAGTCTTTGGTAGAAAAGCAGCGTTTGGCGTTAAATGCTCAAGGTTACAGTGGATTTCCTGGAGATAAATATCCAAACTTGATCTTTTTCTATGCTCTCACGGCTCCTGGTCATACAGTTGATGAAGTGGCGGTGGCTTTGCGCCAAGAGATTGACAAATTAAAAACTGAGCCTGTAGCGGCGGTTGATTTGGAACGGGTGAAAACTCAAGCACGGGCGGGTTTGTTACGTACCCTCGATTCAAATATGGGGATGGCTCAACAATTGTTGGAATATGAAGTGAAAACTGGCTCTTGGCGGAATTTGTTTAAGCAGTTGGATGATATTTCGGCGGTGACGACGGCTGATATTGCGCGAGTGGCGAAGGAGACTTTTACACCGGGGAATCGCACAATTGGGAAGTTGTTGTCAAAGGAAGGATAAGAGGAACGAACCGCAGAGACGCTGAGGGCGCAGAGGTAGAGAGATATGAAGAGGTACAAGATGAAGGGTAAAAGGCGGATGGTGTTGAAAATCAAGAATGGGAAGGGGTTAATTTATGCTTTGGTTGCTGTTTTTGCGTGTTTGCTTTTAAGTTGTAATTTTTCTCTGGCGGCTACGGCTGAGGCGAAGCATTATACTGAGTTGCAGCTACCAGCGCTACCTGAGATTAAGATACCGAAATATGAGCGGTTTGTTCTCCAAAATGGCTTGGTTGTCTATTTGATGGAGGATCATGAATTGCCGTTGGTGAATGGTACGGCGTTTGTACGGACAGGTAATCGCTTGGAACCAATGGAGAAAGTTGGTTTAGCTGGTTTTACAGGCGGGGTAATGCGAACTGGGGGAACTAAGCAACATTCGGCTGATGAACTCAATGAGATGTTGGAACAACGAGCGGCATCTGTTGAAGCTAGTATTGGTGAAGGTTCTGGTGGTGCTAGCTTTGATGCATTGAGTGAAGATTTAGAAACGGTGTTTGGGCTATTTGCCGAGGTGCTGCGATCGCCAGTATTCGCTCAAGAAAAGCTAGACTTGGCGAAAACTCAAGCCAAAGGTGGCATTGCCCGTCGTAATGACAATCCAGATGGCATTGCTAGTCGAGAATTTAAGAAATTGATCTATGGGAAAGATAGTCCTTATGCTCGCACCATAGAGTATGCAACGGTGGATAAAGTTGAGCGTGAGGATTTGGTCAACTTTTATCAGCAATATTTCCACCCCAATAATATAATTTTGGGGATTGTGGGAGATTTTGACTCTAAGAAAATGCGATCGCTGATTCAAGCTAAGTTTGGCGATTGGAACCGCAACCCAGGTATTGCAAAACCGAAATTACCATCGGTTTCGCCAGCTAATACAGGTGGGGTGTTTTTTGTCAATCAGCCACAACTAACCCAAAGTAGCGTGCTTATCGGCCATTTAGGCGGACGGTTTGACAGTCCCGATTATGCCGCGCTGGATGTATTGAATGGAGTGTTAAATGGATTTGGTGGACGCTTATTTAATGAAGTGCGATCGCGCCAAGGTTTAGCTTACTCTGTATATGGCCAGTGGAGTCCCCGCTACGATTATCCTGGGATGTTTATCGCTGGTGGACAAACGCGATCGGATGCTACTGTGCAGTTTGTCAAAGCCTTACAAACTGAAATCAAGCGCATTCAAACTCAAAGAGTGCCAGCAAAAGAACTGGCTTTTGCGAAAGAATCTACACTCAACTCCTTTGTATTCAACTTTCAAGATCCCAGCCAAACCTTATCAAGGTTGATGCGATACGAATATTACGGCTATCCGGCTGATTTTCTCTTTCGCTATCAAAAAGCCGTCGCCGCCACCACAGCAGCTGATGTGCAACGGGTAGCACGAGAATATCTCAAGCCCGAAAAAATTGTGACTCTAGTAGTCGGGAATCAAGCCGCCATTCAACCACCATTGACGCAGCTAGCAGCAAAGGTGACACCAATCGATGTAACGATTCCTGGTTCGCCACCACAGGCGAAGAATTAATTATAAATTGCGATCGCAACCAATTTGTAGAGACGCGATTTATCGCGTCTGATTTATCGCATCTCTAGTCAAATCAAATAATTTGCTTCTTTATCGGGAAATGACTGAGGACAAATTGTAGTAACCAGTAGAAACTAAATCAGGAACCAAAACCTCTGGAATCCCCAGAGGTTTTTTCTTTAAGCAGTGATATAGCAGCAAAAATTGTCGCATCGCATTAATCAACTAGAGTAAGCTAAATTCAGGTATAAGCTACTGGGAGTGGAGATGATGTTGTTGGAATTAAAGCGCATCCATGTTCCACCAGGACAAAGAGTGTTATTGCGAGATGTAACCTGGCAGGAATTAGAAACAATTCTAGAGGATTTAGGGGAACATCGTGCAGCACGGATTGCTTATGACAGGGGAATATTGGAGATTATGGCACCACTGCCAGAACATGAAGACGACAAAGAAATTATTAGCGATTTAGTCAAAGCGCTTTTGGAAGAATTAGATATTGAGTTTAGATGTCTTGGTTCTACGACTTTCAAAAATCAAGCAATGGCTCAAGGTATAGAACCCGATCAGTGTTTCTATATCAAAAATGAATCTAAGATTCGCGGCAAGAAGCGACTAGATTTAACAGTAGATCCTCCTCCAGATTTAGTTCTAGAAGTTGATATTACTTCTCGCACTCATCCTAATATTTATGAAGCTTTAAAAGTACCTGAACTTTGGCGTTTTAATAAAGGAAAGCTCCAAATTAATGTTCTGCAAGATGAGCATTATATAGAGTCTCAGCAAAGCCTAAATTTTCCTAGATTTAACCTACTTGAGGCGATTCCCCAATATCTCAAGCAAAGTACAACAGCAGGCAGAAATTCAACGCTCAAAGCTTTTCGTCTTTGGATACAAACGCAGATAAAATAATTCGTAATTCGTAATTCGTAATTCGTAATTAATTTTGGGTACTGAACCGTCTAATTTCAGTCCTGTTTTGGTAGGGAACCAGGATGAACAGCGGCCAAAGCCGCTTATCCTGTATCCCGTACATAGTCTCAGGTTATGAAATCCAGACTACTTAGTAATGATTGAGGTTAATACCAGCTTCTTTTGCCATTGCGTCTAACCCTTTAATTTCTAGGGTTTTAATTGCTTTAGTAGAAAGCTTTAATTTTACCCAGCGATTTCCGCCTGCCCACCAAATACGCTTGTTTTGCAGATTGGCGTGCTGAAGGCGTTTTGTACGGCGGTGGGAGTGGGAAACAGCAAAGGCATTATTTGCCTTCTTACCAGTTAGTTCACAGCGACGAGACATAGCAACTATCTCCAGATTGTTATTTTAATACAGCCTTTCCATTCTATGTCTTAGACAACAGAAGTGGAGAGAGGAGATGGGGATGAGGGGGATGAGGGGGAATTATTTAACAAGTTTCTTAGCAATTCCCAATTCCCCATTCCCCATTCCCCATTCCCCCTTCCCCCTTCCCCCTATTTACTAGCTTGTTCCGTCAGCTTGGTGAGTACCTCATTCGATCGCTCTACGAAGGATTTCATTCCCTCAGCGTCAAAGCCTTTCTGAGACATCAGCGCTAAATCGTAGACGTGTTGGCAAATCAAGTTCACTAACTGATCGGTAGACGATTGACCGTCACCTTGGATAATACTACCTTGGTTCAGATTTGCCAGATTTTGAATTAACGGATGAGCAGTATTCACTAGCAAAATGTGATCTTCGGGAAACTCTGCTGTCCCCTGCTGCATCATGGCGTTCATTTCTCGCATGCGGCGAAGAATCTCTGGTAAAAGCACGATCGCAGGTGGTGTACCTTGAGGATCGTCTGATTTCAATGCTTCGGTACGGATGTTGAGTTTGGGTTTGTTGAGCGATTTCTCAAATAACTCTTTAATCGTCTCACTGCGGGTTTTGTTCGTGTTAGGATCGACAATTTCCTTATCTTTATCTTGTTCCAGCAGAGTATTATCTAAATCTGAGTCTACCCGCGTAAACTTGACATCCTGATATTCCCGCTCTAGGAAGTTGATAAAGTGGGTGTCGATGAAGGAGTCCATAAATAGGACTTCCAAGCCTTGATTTTTGTGCAGTTCTATGTAAGTAGATTGAGTTGTTTCATCTGTGCTGTAGAAAACCCGGTTTTCGTTGCGTTCTTTGTTGCGTTCTAAATACTCTTTCAGTGTGGTGTAAGGAGCTATGGGTGTTGAGTTCTCAGCACTGGGTGAAGGAGTCACATCTTGCCAAGCATCCCCGTCTGAAGATTGGACTTCAACCACCGGAGTTTCAGCCGCAACTTTTTCTGTCAGCTTGGCGGTGGTGCGGAAGACGATGATATCTTCGATTTGTTTTTTGAATTTATCGTCGTTGAGAACGCCGAATTTGACAAAAGTCCCAAGATCCTTCCAAGCACTGATGTATTGTTCGCGGTTGTCGCGGAAAAGTTCTTTGAGGCGATCGCCTACTTTTTTGGCAATGTAGTCACCAATTCGCTTCACAGTGCGATCGCCTTGCAAGGCACTCCGCGATACGTTGAGCGGAATATCGCTACTATCAATCACACCCCGCATCGGCATCAAAAATTGCGGGATAATTTCTTCACAGTTGTCGCTAACAAAAACTTGATTGCAAAATAGCTTGATTTGCCCTTTGGTAACATCTACATCCGGCCTCATTTTGGGGAAATACAAAATCCCGTTGATGATAAAGGGATAGTCAGTATTTAAATGTACCCATAACAGAGGTTCTTCCTGAAAAGGATACAGATAGCGGTAAAACTCTAAATAATCTTCTTGACTGAGATTACTCGGAGACTCTCGCCACGGTGCTTTTTGCTTATTTAATACCTCACCTTCTAGTTTTATCGGTACTGGCAAGAAGTCGCAGTAAGTCTTGACAAGATTCTTAATCCGTGCTGACTCTAGAAATTCCTCCTCTTCTCCTTGGAGGCTGAGAGTAATAGTAGTACCGCGAGTTGTTCGGGACGAATCTTCTAGGGTGAAAGCTGGGGAACCATCGCAACTCCAGTGAACTGCCTGCGCTCCTTCTTGGTAGGATAGAGTATCAATTTCTACCTTTTGCGCCACCATGAAGGAAGAGTAGAAACCAAGACCGAAGTGGCCAATTATGGCTTGATCTGATTTGCCTTCATATTTATGAATAAATTCTTCAGCACTGGAGAAGGCAACCTGATTGATATATTTCTTAACTTCATCTGCCGTCATCCCGATACCGTTATCGGAGATGGATAGGGTTTTGTTATCTTTGTCAATGGCAAGTTCAATTTCCGGTTCGCCGATGTCTCCAGCGTAATCTCCGGCGCGGGATACCATTTTCAGCTTTTGGATGGCATCTACAGCGTTGGATACCAGTTCCCGCAAGAAGATTTGGTGATCTGAGTAGAGCGACTTCTTAATGATCGGGAAAATATTATCAGTATGAATACTGATAGTGCCTTGTTCTAGCATAATTGGTAATTTTCGATGTTAGTATCTGAAATGATGATAGCGGCTAATACAGCCTATCCCCCCGCTTTCCAGGATAAACCCGGAGAACACAGAAGGGGATGATACCAATTAGGATTTTAAAACCATAGCTTAGGCGATGTCTACGACGGGCTGCGCCTACGCACCTTTTTTAAGCATTGTTTGCCCCCCATTCTCTGATTCGGATTTCCCTACTCCCGAATTTCAACGTAGGTTAATTAGCCTAGTTGAGACATTCGCCTAAATATTGTTAGTTTTTTCCAACACCAAAAAATAGTGATACGGGTAAGTAGGATCGATAAATTCTTGCTTCACAGTTAACCCAGCATTAGCAACAGAGTTTAAAATCCGCTCTTTGGGATATCCTTTCAAACCCATTTCCCAGTAATGCTCGTCACATACTGGCGTTGTACTCCAGAATTTGGGCACATTGAATAATAAATGCCTTGGTCTACCTGAGAAAGAGGTTTTGATCTGAAATGACAAGTATTGAGTGCAATAAGGAATCGAAATCACCAAAAATTTCTTTGTTGCTTGTGCGAGTTTTTTCAGTGCTTCTTCTGACTGGACGTAAGGAAAGTGTTCCAGCACTTGAAACAGGACGATCGCATCAAATTTCTCTTTCGGTAATGTAAAATCTGTAGTCAAATCCAAAATTATTTCTGGCTTGAGGTTGGGATCGACATCAGCAGTAGTGACATTGTATCCATTGTTCTTCAAGATGTCTGTTAACAGAGAATTAAAAATCCCAATTTCCAGAACATTTTTTACCTGATTACCCAGCGAAAAAATTAGACGCAGCTGGTGGTGATAACTGATGAGCCGATTTTTTGATAAATATTCCGAATTTCTAATATCTAACGAAGTGATAAGTTGCATAAACAATGCCTACCTAATCTGATGGACTGACAAATATAGTGGGTATACAACTACAGGATTCCCCGAAAAACAGCGAAAATAACAGCACCTTATTCTCTATAATCTCCATTATTATGAACAACATTGCAATATTTTTTACCTATGGTTACTAGTACTGACTTACTCGCAAAACTCTACAATGCCTTTAATCCCTTTGAACCCTTACCCGCAGGCGATCCAAAATATGTAGATTGTCAGGATGTGCGCGGTGATGCGGATATTGAGCAAGAGTTGGGAAATCGGATGCGATTAGCAGATACAAATACTTGTCAATTGTATTCTGGCCATCGGGGTGCGGGGAAGTCTACAGAATTACTTAGGTTAAAGAAATATTTAGAAAATCGGGAATTTTATGTTGTGTATTTTGCGGCTGATGAAGAAGATATCGATTCTGAAGATGCCCAATATACAGATATACTCCTCGCCTGTACCCGCCGTTTGCTCAAAGATTTAAAAGGAATTGCCAGTCCTCGCCCTATACTTGACTGGTTAAAAGATCGTTGGGAAGATTTAAAAGATTTAGCGCAGACTCCTATAGAGTTTGAGAGTCTGGGAGTGGAAGCACAGCTATCTCAATTCGCCAAGTTAACCGCAAATTTAAGGGCTGTTCCTGAATTACGCCAGAAGATTCGCCAAAAAATCGATCCTTACACCGTCACTTTAATTCAGGTGTTAAATGAGTTTCTGGTGGATGCAAAACAGCACTTGCCTAATGGCTACAAGAAACTGGCGGTAATTGTCGATAATTTAGACCGGATGGTGTTAGTCAAAGACGGAGAACGCACCAATTATGAGGAAGTCTTTTTAGACCGCAGCGAACAACTTCAAGCTTTAGATTGCCATTTGATTTACACTGTCCCCATTTCAATGGTCTATTCTACAAGGGCAACAGACCTCAGAGATATCTACGGCGACCCCCAAATTTTGCCGATGATTATGGTAAAAACTTTCAAGGGAGACGTTTATCAGCCAGGACTCAATAAAGTTAAAGAAGTAATTAAGAAGCGAGTCCGGCAAATTGCACCAGAATTATCACTAGAAACAGAAATTTTCGACAGTCCCCAAACCTTAGACAGACTTTGTTTAATGAGTGGAGGTCATGTGAGAAATTTGCTATTGTTAACTCAAGATGCGATTGGACGCACTGAAGAGTTACCTGTTTCAGAAAAGGCTGTGCGACGAGCAATTACTCAAGCCAGAGATACTTATCGCCGCGCTGTGGAAAATCATCAATGGTGTCTGTTAGCAGAAGTGTCTTGTTCTAAGCGCATTATTAATGATGACTTGTATCGGAGTTTGATGTATAACCGTTGTCTTTTAGAATACCGTTATTTGGATGATGATGGAGAAATGCAGCGTTGGTATGATATTCATCCATTGATTCAAGGAATTCCAGAGTTTAAAGAAGCTGTAGCGAAACTTGCATGAACCCAAATTTAAGTGATTGGGATGATGATTTACCCCCAGAACCAGAAGAAGCTTATCAAGACTTGCTTCGCGCACTGAGGCGTAAATCAGGATTTGGTTTATTTTTTGTGCAATGTACACCTATGGAAGCAGACAATTTGATTGTCAAACTTCCACAGGAGATTCCTCAGAAGAAGATTGCAGTTTTGCGTTTGGTTGAGGCGATTGATAATTTATATGAGCGAGTAGTTGAGTTTGTTAAAGATAAGCAAGTAGATATTTTATTGATTAAAGGTCTAGAAGATTCTTTATATAAATATGAACAAAGAACTTTTGGGGAAATTACCGAAGGACAATTTAGCAATTTAACTAGTGTTCCGCATATTTTAAATCACTTAAACCAACAGCGAGAAAGGTTTAGAGATGATTTTCCCATTCTCTTTGTTTTTATTTTGCGTTCGTTTTCGATAAGCTATTTTATTCATCGCGCCCCAGATTTTTTTGACTGGCGTTCTGGAGTGTTTGAATTGCCTACAGCGCCAGAAGAGTTAGAAAAAGAATCATCTCGTCTACTACATCTATTAGACGAAGGTAGTTGTCATAAATATTTAAAACTCACTTATGATAAAAAAATAGAGAGATTGGTTGAAATTCAAGACCTTATATCAGAAAGATATCAAACGGAAATTTGTAGAGCATCATTACTATTTAAACTAGGAAATTTATTATTTGATGCTAATGCATATAAAGCATCACTTACTAACTATGATAAAGTTATTAAACTAAAAGTTTATAACTACTTGACTTGGTACAGAAAAGGTGAGGCACTACGAAAACTAGGACGCTATGAAGAGGCAATTACTAATTATAACAAAGTCATTGCGCTCAATCGTGATAACTATTGGGCTTGCTATCATCGTGGGCTATGTTGTAGCGAACTAGGTCGTTATAGGGAGGCAATCACCTCTTATGACCAAGCACTAAAAATTAATAATAAAGACATTAAAACTTGGGGCAATCGTGGTATGGCATTTTATTACTTAGGTATCTATGATCAAGCGATTTCCAGCTATGATAAAGCTATTGAAATTCAGCCTGAATGCTGCGGTGGAATTTACTACTATAAGGCTTGCTGTTTCGCCAAACAAGACATTATTAAATTTGCAATTGAAAATCTACAATTGGCAATTTCTATCAATCACGAAAAATATAAAAATAGAGCAAAAACCGACCCTAATTTTGATTGCATCCGGGAAGATAAGCGCTTTAAAGCTTTAATTCAATAAACGTTATAAGGACTAAAATA
Protein-coding sequences here:
- a CDS encoding AAA family ATPase, which encodes MVTSTDLLAKLYNAFNPFEPLPAGDPKYVDCQDVRGDADIEQELGNRMRLADTNTCQLYSGHRGAGKSTELLRLKKYLENREFYVVYFAADEEDIDSEDAQYTDILLACTRRLLKDLKGIASPRPILDWLKDRWEDLKDLAQTPIEFESLGVEAQLSQFAKLTANLRAVPELRQKIRQKIDPYTVTLIQVLNEFLVDAKQHLPNGYKKLAVIVDNLDRMVLVKDGERTNYEEVFLDRSEQLQALDCHLIYTVPISMVYSTRATDLRDIYGDPQILPMIMVKTFKGDVYQPGLNKVKEVIKKRVRQIAPELSLETEIFDSPQTLDRLCLMSGGHVRNLLLLTQDAIGRTEELPVSEKAVRRAITQARDTYRRAVENHQWCLLAEVSCSKRIINDDLYRSLMYNRCLLEYRYLDDDGEMQRWYDIHPLIQGIPEFKEAVAKLA
- a CDS encoding M16 family metallopeptidase, yielding MKRYKMKGKRRMVLKIKNGKGLIYALVAVFACLLLSCNFSLAATAEAKHYTELQLPALPEIKIPKYERFVLQNGLVVYLMEDHELPLVNGTAFVRTGNRLEPMEKVGLAGFTGGVMRTGGTKQHSADELNEMLEQRAASVEASIGEGSGGASFDALSEDLETVFGLFAEVLRSPVFAQEKLDLAKTQAKGGIARRNDNPDGIASREFKKLIYGKDSPYARTIEYATVDKVEREDLVNFYQQYFHPNNIILGIVGDFDSKKMRSLIQAKFGDWNRNPGIAKPKLPSVSPANTGGVFFVNQPQLTQSSVLIGHLGGRFDSPDYAALDVLNGVLNGFGGRLFNEVRSRQGLAYSVYGQWSPRYDYPGMFIAGGQTRSDATVQFVKALQTEIKRIQTQRVPAKELAFAKESTLNSFVFNFQDPSQTLSRLMRYEYYGYPADFLFRYQKAVAATTAADVQRVAREYLKPEKIVTLVVGNQAAIQPPLTQLAAKVTPIDVTIPGSPPQAKN
- a CDS encoding Uma2 family endonuclease, giving the protein MLLELKRIHVPPGQRVLLRDVTWQELETILEDLGEHRAARIAYDRGILEIMAPLPEHEDDKEIISDLVKALLEELDIEFRCLGSTTFKNQAMAQGIEPDQCFYIKNESKIRGKKRLDLTVDPPPDLVLEVDITSRTHPNIYEALKVPELWRFNKGKLQINVLQDEHYIESQQSLNFPRFNLLEAIPQYLKQSTTAGRNSTLKAFRLWIQTQIK
- a CDS encoding tetratricopeptide repeat protein encodes the protein MNPNLSDWDDDLPPEPEEAYQDLLRALRRKSGFGLFFVQCTPMEADNLIVKLPQEIPQKKIAVLRLVEAIDNLYERVVEFVKDKQVDILLIKGLEDSLYKYEQRTFGEITEGQFSNLTSVPHILNHLNQQRERFRDDFPILFVFILRSFSISYFIHRAPDFFDWRSGVFELPTAPEELEKESSRLLHLLDEGSCHKYLKLTYDKKIERLVEIQDLISERYQTEICRASLLFKLGNLLFDANAYKASLTNYDKVIKLKVYNYLTWYRKGEALRKLGRYEEAITNYNKVIALNRDNYWACYHRGLCCSELGRYREAITSYDQALKINNKDIKTWGNRGMAFYYLGIYDQAISSYDKAIEIQPECCGGIYYYKACCFAKQDIIKFAIENLQLAISINHEKYKNRAKTDPNFDCIREDKRFKALIQ
- a CDS encoding TetR/AcrR family transcriptional regulator: MRVFNSSPPSEAQTRTRILQAAQRLFASQGFDGTTTRDLAQAAGVAEGTLFRHFPNKKAILVEVATSGWVEILTDLLTELSEMGSYKAVAQVMRRRMWNFQKNADLMRVCFMEVQFHPDLRDRIQLEVITKMTDVGEAFFQTAMDKGIYRQGNAKLVAKVFLGMFAIAGFSNNTIMEPDASPQQMQEMAEGLADIFLNGVLVKD
- the htpG gene encoding molecular chaperone HtpG, whose translation is MLEQGTISIHTDNIFPIIKKSLYSDHQIFLRELVSNAVDAIQKLKMVSRAGDYAGDIGEPEIELAIDKDNKTLSISDNGIGMTADEVKKYINQVAFSSAEEFIHKYEGKSDQAIIGHFGLGFYSSFMVAQKVEIDTLSYQEGAQAVHWSCDGSPAFTLEDSSRTTRGTTITLSLQGEEEEFLESARIKNLVKTYCDFLPVPIKLEGEVLNKQKAPWRESPSNLSQEDYLEFYRYLYPFQEEPLLWVHLNTDYPFIINGILYFPKMRPDVDVTKGQIKLFCNQVFVSDNCEEIIPQFLMPMRGVIDSSDIPLNVSRSALQGDRTVKRIGDYIAKKVGDRLKELFRDNREQYISAWKDLGTFVKFGVLNDDKFKKQIEDIIVFRTTAKLTEKVAAETPVVEVQSSDGDAWQDVTPSPSAENSTPIAPYTTLKEYLERNKERNENRVFYSTDETTQSTYIELHKNQGLEVLFMDSFIDTHFINFLEREYQDVKFTRVDSDLDNTLLEQDKDKEIVDPNTNKTRSETIKELFEKSLNKPKLNIRTEALKSDDPQGTPPAIVLLPEILRRMREMNAMMQQGTAEFPEDHILLVNTAHPLIQNLANLNQGSIIQGDGQSSTDQLVNLICQHVYDLALMSQKGFDAEGMKSFVERSNEVLTKLTEQASK
- a CDS encoding class I SAM-dependent methyltransferase, coding for MQLITSLDIRNSEYLSKNRLISYHHQLRLIFSLGNQVKNVLEIGIFNSLLTDILKNNGYNVTTADVDPNLKPEIILDLTTDFTLPKEKFDAIVLFQVLEHFPYVQSEEALKKLAQATKKFLVISIPYCTQYLSFQIKTSFSGRPRHLLFNVPKFWSTTPVCDEHYWEMGLKGYPKERILNSVANAGLTVKQEFIDPTYPYHYFLVLEKTNNI
- a CDS encoding M16 family metallopeptidase; translated protein: MNQIGRSILDLLRRLFVTLLALLVFWWGLLPEIALAQTQTAPPQETKTQTPPVQSSIQPYLDRVIKQLTEFRLDNGLKFIVLERHQAPVVSFLTYANVGGVDESDGKTGIAHFLEHLAFKGTTRIGTQDYKAEKPLLEKLQQLDTQIKTAKADGKKDEVTRLEAEFKQVESQAGKLVKQNELGQIVEQAGGVGLNANTSTEATRYFYSFPANKLELWMSLESERFLDPVIRREFYKEKDVILEERRLRVENSPIGQMVEKFIATAYKVHPYKRPVIGYDQDIRNLTPDDVQNFFDTHYVPSNLAIAIVGDVNPTQVKKLAQTYFGRYKAKTKAVEQIPVEPPQKQTREVTVQLPSQPWYLEGYHRPAITHPDNAVYEIIGSLLSDGRTSRLYKSLVEKQRLALNAQGYSGFPGDKYPNLIFFYALTAPGHTVDEVAVALRQEIDKLKTEPVAAVDLERVKTQARAGLLRTLDSNMGMAQQLLEYEVKTGSWRNLFKQLDDISAVTTADIARVAKETFTPGNRTIGKLLSKEG
- the rpmB gene encoding 50S ribosomal protein L28 gives rise to the protein MSRRCELTGKKANNAFAVSHSHRRTKRLQHANLQNKRIWWAGGNRWVKLKLSTKAIKTLEIKGLDAMAKEAGINLNHY